The Lactobacillus sp. CBA3605 genome contains a region encoding:
- a CDS encoding enoyl-CoA hydratase-related protein translates to MLKLNTYENILLDVQAGIATLTINRPKSMNALNTATLTDIGAALDVIKANADTIKVVIITGAGPKAFVAGADIAEMHDMNSLAAAELSKTAHATFGRIENLSQLTIAAVNGYCLGGGLELAASCDIRVVSDRAKFGQPEVTLGIVPGFGGTQRLTRLVGRGKAKEMIAMGTMVDAQEAYRIGIAEEIATPDELMAKVDKIAQTVMKNGLIAVGMAKYVIDRAADLPLDTAIDFETQMWAQTFATADQTEGMTAFLEKRPAAFPGK, encoded by the coding sequence ATGTTAAAACTCAACACTTACGAAAATATCTTACTAGACGTTCAGGCTGGCATCGCTACCTTGACTATCAATCGTCCTAAATCAATGAATGCCTTGAACACTGCAACCTTAACTGATATTGGTGCCGCCTTAGATGTCATTAAAGCCAATGCTGATACCATTAAGGTTGTCATTATTACCGGGGCTGGTCCCAAAGCTTTCGTAGCTGGTGCTGATATTGCCGAAATGCACGATATGAATTCATTAGCAGCTGCTGAACTTTCGAAAACAGCACATGCCACATTTGGCCGCATTGAAAATCTGTCTCAATTAACGATTGCTGCCGTCAACGGCTATTGCCTAGGCGGTGGGTTAGAACTCGCTGCTTCTTGCGATATTCGCGTTGTTTCAGACCGGGCAAAATTCGGCCAACCAGAAGTTACTTTAGGTATCGTACCTGGCTTTGGTGGGACCCAACGTTTAACTCGCTTAGTCGGCCGCGGTAAGGCTAAAGAAATGATTGCCATGGGTACGATGGTTGATGCACAAGAAGCTTATCGGATTGGTATTGCTGAAGAAATTGCCACACCTGATGAATTGATGGCTAAAGTTGATAAAATTGCGCAAACAGTCATGAAGAACGGCCTCATTGCGGTTGGTATGGCTAAATACGTGATTGACCGGGCAGCTGATTTACCATTAGACACTGCCATTGATTTCGAAACCCAGATGTGGGCACAGACCTTTGCAACCGCTGATCAGACGGAGGGCATGACCGCCTTTCTTGAAAAACGACCAGCCGCTTTCCCTGGTAAATAA
- a CDS encoding MIP/aquaporin family protein, giving the protein MSGNWPASYAAEFFGTLILVLFGNGAVANSFLPATTGNGKLGQSNGGWLFIAIGYGLGVMLPAMMFGSISGNHLNPAITIAEACAGIFPWPQVLPYLSYQFLGAVAGQLLVLAIYWPHYRQSHDAAAILGTFSTGDATQSNFNGFVTELIGTAVLVFGAMGLYRGMFFHQNIDIANIGVGCLIATLVISVGGPTGPALNPARDLGPRIVHALLPVPNKGSSHWGYSWVPVLASIVGAVIGIFLYKGFFGL; this is encoded by the coding sequence ATGAGTGGCAATTGGCCAGCGAGTTATGCGGCGGAGTTTTTTGGGACTTTAATTTTAGTTTTGTTTGGGAATGGGGCGGTAGCAAATTCATTTTTACCAGCCACAACGGGGAATGGTAAGTTGGGTCAAAGTAATGGTGGTTGGTTGTTTATTGCGATTGGGTATGGTTTGGGCGTCATGCTACCAGCGATGATGTTTGGTTCGATTTCTGGTAATCATTTAAATCCGGCGATTACAATTGCAGAAGCCTGCGCCGGAATTTTTCCGTGGCCCCAGGTGCTGCCTTATCTAAGTTACCAATTTTTAGGTGCCGTGGCAGGCCAACTGCTGGTGTTAGCGATTTATTGGCCACATTATCGGCAAAGTCATGATGCGGCTGCAATTTTAGGGACATTTTCAACGGGGGATGCGACGCAAAGCAACTTTAATGGCTTTGTCACGGAATTGATTGGCACCGCGGTTTTAGTCTTTGGGGCGATGGGCTTATATCGTGGCATGTTCTTCCATCAAAATATCGATATTGCTAATATTGGGGTTGGATGTTTGATTGCAACTTTAGTAATCTCCGTGGGGGGACCAACCGGACCGGCCTTAAATCCCGCTCGAGATTTAGGTCCTCGGATTGTCCATGCGCTGTTGCCGGTTCCTAATAAGGGAAGCTCACATTGGGGCTATAGCTGGGTACCAGTTCTAGCATCAATTGTCGGTGCAGTTATTGGAATCTTTCTATATAAAGGATTTTTCGGCTTATAA
- the fabV gene encoding enoyl-ACP reductase FabV, producing MSEATTMVQLTEKLKGNVARSVNPEGCRQEILNQIAYVQGKGHYAGAKKALIVGGSSSYGLASRITTAFGQGADTISISYERAPRDEKMLGTAGWYNNVYFREAAEKAGLIGKNFNGDCFTQAMKDQVIAYIKAEFGGKIDLLVYSVAAPKRTNPANPDETWRSVIKSVGEPVTGQNINMEENKLFDQTVEPATPEEVEATKHVMGGEDWEIWVNELKAAGVLAEGFKTILYSYIGPKSTYAFYHEGTLGAAKDAAEASSHKIQKTLNDLNGEALISVSRAVTTKASVVIPIFPLYCIALYKVEETTGTHETPIMHKDRLFRDMVYGDLREVDDQGRLRPDAWEQRADIQAKVAELMTKITPENFNSDLTGYAEFRREFLQLNGFEVPGADIKAVDLEALKKLEP from the coding sequence ATGTCAGAAGCAACGACAATGGTTCAATTAACCGAAAAATTAAAAGGTAACGTGGCGCGTTCAGTTAATCCAGAAGGCTGTCGTCAAGAAATCCTGAATCAAATTGCGTATGTCCAAGGTAAAGGTCACTATGCTGGAGCGAAAAAAGCCTTAATCGTTGGTGGTTCTTCCAGTTATGGCTTGGCTAGTCGGATTACGACAGCATTTGGTCAAGGTGCCGATACCATTAGTATTTCTTACGAACGGGCACCACGTGATGAGAAGATGCTCGGTACAGCGGGCTGGTATAATAATGTTTATTTCCGAGAAGCGGCAGAAAAAGCGGGCCTCATTGGTAAAAACTTTAACGGCGACTGTTTCACGCAGGCGATGAAAGACCAAGTGATTGCGTACATTAAAGCCGAATTTGGCGGTAAAATTGATTTATTAGTTTATTCAGTTGCAGCACCAAAACGGACTAATCCAGCTAATCCGGATGAAACTTGGCGTTCAGTTATTAAATCGGTTGGCGAACCGGTAACTGGTCAAAACATTAACATGGAAGAAAATAAATTATTTGATCAAACCGTTGAACCAGCAACTCCTGAAGAAGTTGAAGCGACTAAGCATGTGATGGGTGGCGAAGACTGGGAGATTTGGGTTAACGAATTGAAAGCGGCAGGGGTGTTAGCTGAAGGCTTTAAGACCATCTTGTATTCATATATTGGCCCTAAGAGTACCTACGCATTCTATCATGAAGGCACTTTAGGCGCTGCGAAAGATGCTGCGGAAGCGTCATCACACAAAATTCAAAAGACCTTGAATGATTTAAACGGCGAAGCCTTGATTTCAGTCTCACGGGCGGTTACGACGAAAGCCTCCGTTGTTATTCCGATTTTTCCACTGTATTGCATTGCGCTATACAAGGTTGAAGAAACAACTGGGACACATGAAACACCAATTATGCATAAAGATCGGTTATTCCGCGACATGGTTTATGGCGATTTAAGAGAAGTTGACGATCAAGGTCGTTTACGGCCAGATGCTTGGGAACAACGCGCCGATATTCAAGCCAAGGTTGCTGAACTCATGACGAAGATTACACCGGAAAACTTTAATTCTGACTTAACTGGTTATGCTGAATTCCGGCGTGAATTCTTACAATTGAACGGTTTCGAAGTTCCTGGGGCAGATATTAAGGCCGTTGATTTGGAAGCTTTGAAGAAATTAGAACCATAA